One Pelodiscus sinensis isolate JC-2024 chromosome 24, ASM4963464v1, whole genome shotgun sequence DNA segment encodes these proteins:
- the LOC102461863 gene encoding interferon-inducible GTPase 5-like — MASQSSGDIIKLSKEELEALKAAFEEGNLAGVASRLQEMLESLENVPLDVGVTGETGSGKSSFVNALRGLGDEDAGAARTGVVETTREPNPYQHPRYPNVTIWDLPGIGTPDFHPDTYLEQVGFSRYDIFFIITSQRFTANHAALARHIQDMDKSFYFVRSKVDVDLDSSLRRRPSSYSEVGVLQEIRQNCLEGLRAQGISSPRVFLLSAFDLSKFDFQLLEETLERELSHHKRHAFLMALPNISLHILEKKKAAMLEHMWLVSTVACGVHAAPIPGLLISCNVDILARTLQGYCKGFGLDEDSLEKLAAKMGQPVEQLKAVIKSPLAMEISNMLVVQLLMQAGSETPKLAKEVLSSVPLLGSLASGALSFATTYKMLRSFVNEVAADAQGVLIKAFKLDAKK; from the coding sequence ATGGCCTCACAGAGCAGTGGGGACATCATCAAGCTGTCAAaggaggagctggaggccctGAAAGCTGCCTTTGAGGAGGGGAACCTCGCCGGAGTGGCCTCCAGGCTGCAGGAGATGCTGGAGTCACTGGAGAATGTCCCGCTGGACGTGGGGGTCACAGGCGAGACTGGCTCTGGGAAGTCATCCTTCGTCAATGCCCTTCGGGGCCTGGGAGATGAGGATGCAGGCGCTGCCCGCACTGGTGTGGTGGAGACCACCAGGGAGCCCAATCCCTACCAGCACCCCCGGTATCCCAACGTGACCATCTGGGACCTGCCGGGGATCGGCACACCAGATTTCCACCCCGACACCTACCTGGAGCAGGTCGGCTTCTCGCGCTATGACATCTTCTTCATCATCACCTCGCAGCGCTTCACCGCCAACCACGCCGCGCTGGCCCGCCACATCCAGGACATGGACAAGAGCTTCTACTTTGTCCGCTCCAAGGTGGATGTGGACCTGGATTCCTCCCTCAGGCGCCGGCCATCCAGCTACAGCGAGGTAGGGGTGCTGCAGGAGATCCGGCAGAACTGCCTGGAGGGTCTGCGGGCCCAAGGCATCAGCTCGCCGCGCGTCTTCCTCCTCTCGGCCTTTGATCTCAGCAAGTTCGACTTCCAGCTCCTGGAGGAGACACTGGAGAGGGAGCTGAGCCACCACAAGCGGCACGCCTTCCTGATGGCCCTGCCCAACATCTCCCTGCACATCCTGGAGAAGAAGAAGGCTGCCATGTTGGAGCACATGTGGCTGGTCTCCACTGTGGCCTGTGGTGTCCATGCCGCACCCATCCCAGGGCTCCTGATCTCCTGCAATGTGGACATCCTGGCCAGGACCTTGCAAGGTTATTGCAAGGGCTTTGGCTTGGACGAAGACTCTTTGGAGAAGCTGGCAGCAAAAATggggcagccagtggagcagctgaaGGCCGTGATCAAGTCACCACTGGCCATGGAGATCTCCAACATGCTGGTGGTGCAGCTGCTGATGCAGGCAGGCAGTGAGACGCCTAAATTAGCCAAGGAGGTGCTAAGCTCTGTCCCTCTGCTGGGCTCACTGGCCTCCGGAGCACTGTCCTTTGCCACCACCTACAAGATGCTGAGGAGCTTTGTGAACGAGGTGGCTGCTGATGCCCAGGGGGTGCTGATCAAAGCCTTCAAACTGGATGCTAAGAAGTGA